A segment of the Stigmatopora nigra isolate UIUO_SnigA chromosome 15, RoL_Snig_1.1, whole genome shotgun sequence genome:
ACAAAAGTAATGTACATAGAAAAAAGCACTTTTTCCCACAGACAATTGAAGTCTTGAAATCAACCATGTTTCAATCTGATCTCGCTCTCTTACAGCATTATAATAACGCCTCCTGAAAGCCAAGCTCATAAGGAGCAAACCTTCAGCCAAGGGGGCAACGTGACCCAGCCCTTTGCCACAGAGACCTACAGGTGCGTGGCACCCTATGAGACCAAGGACACCAAGAACAAGCCGTTCAAAGTGGCATTGGATGAAAAAGTGGACGTGCTCATCAAAGACAAAGCGGGTTAGTCGATGGACTCGctcaacttccaatcaaaatattcaaaattgcTGTCCGGTTGTGACATTTGGCTTTGTGGATGATTTCAGGCTGGTGGCTGGTGGAGAATGAAGACAAGTGCTTGGCTTGGTTTCCTGCACCATATCTGGAGAGGACAGATGATGAACCAGAAGAAGACAATATTGATGGACTTCCTGAAAGAGGTATGGAATGTACACCCTGGTGACTCCTTGCGTTTTTCTAGAGAGATGTCGTTACAATGATCTGTCCCCATCAGGATTGTTTTACACCGTAATCAAGAGCTATAAATCTACCAAAGATGATGAAATCACAGTAAGCATTGGGGTCGCCGTGGAGGTACTGCAGAAGTCAGAAAATGGCTGGTGGCTCATCAGGTATTCTAATCTTTTCCAATGAATGTCCTCATTACAACTTTAGTGTATGAAAATGTCGGCTTTTTTCCTTCAAGATATTAACCAAGACAATTGTCTTTCCACAGACACAAAGGAAAGGCAGGCTACATTCCCAGCATGTACCTAAAGCCCCCAAGCCAGAGCCGCATGGTAGGCGGCCAGATCGGTCGCAGTAGCCCCACCCTCCTGAAACCCTCCAATCTGGCGGCGCAGTCCCAATTGATGAGCCGCTCTCAAGAAAATCTGCAGAGCCCCAACTCTCCCAGGGCCACTTCCCCCAATCTCCTGCAACCCCAGAGCAAGCAATTGTCCAAATCCACGGAAATCCTAACCCCACCCGCGACCACTCGGCCACCTGTCCCCAAGCTGGCCGTGACCTTACCTCCCAAGGCGAGGCCCGTCCCACCACCAAAACGCTCCCCGTCCCCCAATGCCAGACAGTTCTCAATGCCTGACGAGAGACAAGCACCTCCCTCCAATGAAAGACGAGCCTCACCCCCATACACGAAACCATATTCCCTTCCTAACGCCCAACAACCGCCACCCGCCAACGCAATGTACGTCCCTACGCCCATCATCATGGTGGACAGCGAAACAGATATCGATCTTCCCCTCAGCCTGATTGGCGAAAGCGAGGACGAGTTTACAAGCGACAGCGAGTTCAGCAGCGACGAATTCAGCTCTTCCTCACCGAGCACGACCCTGAGCATGAGCACCGACGACTACCGCCTCCACCGGAGCCGCTCACCCGAGCCACCGCCCAAAAACACCCTATACCCCCAAAACGGCAGAATGATGCCGGCTATCTCCGACCCGAACCTCTTCCAGAGTGTCTCGGCGCCCAGGGCCGGCATGAACCTGAGCATGAGCACGGATGACTACCGCCGACCGCCCAAAAGCCGCACACCTCCACCGCCGGCCCGAAAGACCCTAAGCCCAGAGAGCGCCACGGCGGGCAGAATGGCACCCTCTATCTCTGAATCGAACCTCTTCCAGCGCGTCTCGACGCCCTATGCCGGCACGAACCTGAGCATGAGCACCGATGACTACCGCCAACCACCCAAAAGCCGCACGCCTCCGCCGCCGTCCCGAAACACCTTAAGCCCAGAGAGCGCCACGGGGCCCAGGATGGCGCCCTCTGTCTCTGACTCGAACATTTTTAAGGCCGTCTCGGCGCCCAGGGTGCCACCCAGACCGCTAACCAAGGAGATCCTCACCCGATGCACCACAATCACCCGCAAAAACGCCAACCGATCTCCTAGCCCGACACCAACTCCCATCCAGAGTCGGTAGACAGAGAATCAATTTGAACTACTTGGTCACGTGTATTTACCGTTTTCCACCAGAAAGATTGCAAGGCCCTTTGCACCTAACTCACATtacaaagggaaaaacaaaatgtatcacTCAAGCTTTTCCTGTCACTTTTGGGTATATTTTCCATACTGGAAAACCTTTGTTATGCTTTATATGCATTTAGACAGAGagcttcattattattattaagtattcaaacatttttgtttaagtttaaataatgtttaaaatagtTTATGGGGTGTGttgtgaatattttgttttgaactAAATAAAAGACTAATGATTCAGAAACTTGGTCACagaaaatgtcttcattttaaACCCTCGGCGACTAAATAATTTTACAGTGGAAACCATGCAACAGGTCAACTATTCGAATAAGCCAGTGAAGAGCCATGAGAGGCGTGCACCCCTGAAAAAATGATGGCTCTCCATCCTTATTTCATGTATAAAAACAATTTCACTGATCCCCTcataaaatacatcattttttattttaataataaagcaataaaagcacatcattttggctgccattgaccacGAGAGATCAAAAGTCTCCAAAAGTGGTTGGCTttccacatgattttttttggtttaatacGCCATGTAGTAACCCTTTCTGTGCTCTTATGGACAGAGAAagaaacaaggcaaaaaaatcttttaactgTACAATTAGCATGTAATCAGGAAAAAAGCCTGGTTCACTGAAGCTAATAAGAAAAGTTGACCCTGCGTGGTTACTTCATGTCAATCAACTAGTGATAATGGAAGCTTGTGAGAAAGAGGTAGTCGAGAGATGATTTACAGGTTTCACAGTAATATGATCCCGCTCTTCTTCGTCCACGTCTTCCTCATCAGAACTCTCCCGACTTTCTGCATGGCTGTTGTCGTTTGTGTGGGCTTTCTTGGTGGCACTCACCTCTTCGTCATCGCTGTCTTCATGGGGACAATTTGGAGGCAGAttttcatcctcatcctcatccccATCGGAGTCATTTTGGCTAGCCTTACACCCCACAGTGTCAATCATAAACAAGGGTTCAGGGCCCAAAGGTGTGGTGTCCATTTCCTCATCTTGGTCAATGCTAGAAGAGAGCATATGACATTATATTTAGTGAGAACGTTAAAAGAAAAGACAATAGTAGTACCTCAGTTGTAATGTTATTAGCACATAAACCACTATAAAGTTGTCCTTACTTAATAAAGTGGTAATCCTTTGTTTAATGGTTAAATGTCACAGTAAATGAAAGCAAAGACATTCCCTCACCTGGTAAGCTCTCCGGCTACTCTCATCTTCTGCCACATGTAGTTCAGGAACATAGACGCCTGCAGCAGACGGCCAATCCTCTGCATGTGTCTCTctaaaaaggtaaacaaagccATTTTAGGAGGCATCATCAGTCAAGTTTCTAATTAGGCCCAAGTACTCTGGAATTCCCTAAACCGGGGATGTCAACAAACAGCGCCTTCAATGCTAGTCAAACCGACTGTGACACCCCATGTCCTAAACCCGGAGAAGCTACTTCTCTGCTTAATTAGTACACTCATCTGAATTTCAATCCGCTTTACCGCGGCTGCTCCATTCTGTACCCCCTGGCAATTTGCTTACCTGTGTACGGTATAAGGCCCTCCACAACGGAACGAGCGCCCTGGTACTCCAACAGTTCCTCAGGTGGGAGGTGAGTGAGCAGAACCCTGAGGACAACCTGGGCCTCCATACAGTTCCTTGCATTGGTGTTCCATACCCCACAGTAGCGTAGGAGCGCCTCTGAGGAAGACAACAATCttatttaatacatttgaaGCAATGCATTTGTGTAACAAAAACGTGTCCAACAGTCTGGTTAATGTGCTATTTTGGTGTACAGGAAACTTTTTATTACCTTTCTGATCTGCCCGAAGTTTCAGAACTGTCTTTTCCAAAACTTCACTGCTTTCTTTCTCTTCTCGGATTGCTACAGAAAACAGATATTGATTGTCACATGTCAATTaccaacgtttttttttccatccacattTATGAAACTGTCATCTCTGCATATTTCACATCTTTTTGTTAAGCAACAGGCATGTGTCAAGGGAAGAACACTAAAGACAGCAGGAACCTGTGGAACcagatttttttacaaatgaggATATGAGATTCAACAGCTAAAACACAAACCAATCAAGTAATAAAGATGAACCCCTTATAGGGTACATTTTGAACTCTTTGTCTCCCCATTGGTGGGGTAGAGGTCCAATCCTAGACATTTACCAAAGTCAATAACAGCCAGTGACTTAACTGTATTTtggatttttgtactttttataaCTTTATTTGTGTTGAAGAACTTTAAACGGGTTAGACTATTAAGTACCTTTAATTACAGACAGCACTGTGTGTGGCTGGTCCAATGAGATGGCGAGGCCCAGAGCTTTCAAGTACTTCTTTTCATGGAGCAGGTTGGACAACTCCTGCTgcctttaacacacacacatcaaaagtacattaaaaaatgtgtacaaCAAACAATTCAACTTTTCGAAAGATGAAATTCATTGATCATGTTAATTTTTTGTCAGTTGccattcccaaaacaaatcgTTGTGAGAAAACTAAGCTGAATGACATTGACGTAAAACTATGTTCAGGCTAAAAGAAGGAAGTAATTCAACCTCCGTGTGATGACAAAGATCACGTCTGTTGATGTTATTGGTACACCGTAGGAAAAAGATTATGCAACCTTCCTCTTATTCAACCTTGAAACTGAGTGCATGCAAGCGTGTAACTTGTAGGTATGCAGGCCACCTGTCAGGTTCTCAGTCCCAATTATTGTCAAGTTAAATAGAAAAGCATGAGAATGGCCAACTGTGCCAAAAAGGTTTCTTTAGTTATCGGGATATGGCAACTTCTGAAAAGAAAAGGTGACCCAATTGTTTGCAATTTTGTGAATGAAAAGTTAACTGGCTTGTCCAAGTCTGGTTAATGTAGATGGTGACTGACTTGATGATCTGATCCTCCTGCTTGGCCTGCTCCTCGGCTTGCTCCACTTCCGTCACATCCTGTTAATGGAAAGGCATAtgccataaaaaaaatttaaaaaaaatgagcatgaGACCATAACATTCAGTAAATGATAGtatttttagtagtagtagtaatagtagtagtagtagtaatagtagtaatagtagtaatagtagtaatagtagtaatagtagtaatagtagtaatagtagtaatagtagtaatagtagtaatagtagtaatagtagtaatagtagtaatagtagtaatagtagtaatagtagtaatagtagtaatagtagtaatagtagtaatagtagtaatagtagtaatagtagtaatagtagtaatagtagtaatagtagtaatagtagtaatagtagtaatagtagtaatagtagtaatagtagtaatagtagtaatagtagtaatagtagtaatagtagtaatagtagtaatagtagtaatagtagtaatagtagtaatagtagtaatagtagtaatagtagtaatagtagtaatagtagtaatagtagtaatagtagtaatagtagtaatagtagtaatagtagtaatagtagtaatagtagtaatagtagtaatagtagtaatagtagtaatagtagtaatagtagtaatagtagtaatagtagtagtagtaatagtagtagtagtagtattaatagtagtagtagtaatagtagtagtagtaatagtagtagtagtagtattaatagtagtagtagtaatagtagtagtagtaataatagtagtagtactagtagtagtaatagtaatagtagtagtatgcATTTATTCCTCACCGTCCAGATGATGATTTTGGAGTCGACAGAACCGGTCACCATCTTGTCGTCTTTTTTGTTGCCATGGAGCCCCCAAATTTTGTCCTGGTGGCCGTCCAACGTCTTCACGCATTCGTTTGTCTTGATTGTCCACAGTTTGATCAGACCGTCCGAGGCACTGCGGAATTGTGATTAATCGTAatcatccattatttttttattccgtTCATCCATAAATCATTTACTCTTTATATCAGATATATAATAGAGTATTTATTTACTATATCTACTCTTTCTTTAATTATTGAAATAGATCAAGGAGAATAAAAACTACTTTTGCCCTTTCcctatttttcaatttaaagatGTAGTAATTTGCATTAAGTAGGAAAATCAACTTGTGTGTTGTCCAACTTACCCGCTAACCAACTGGGTTCCTCGGCTCGCAAACATCACCTTCAGCACTGACGCGTCGTGACCTTCAAATGTCTAATCACAACACTAAAATTCAAATTCATGCTTTGTATAGCAATCATCGCAAATATAGGTGTCCCCTTTGCCTACCTTGAGACAGGTGAAGCCCTTCAGGCTCCACAGCTTGATGGTACCGTCAGCGGAAGACGTGGCCAGGACCTGATCGATGGGCGAGAAGCACAAGGACCAGATACCGCGCCGGTGGCCCCGAAACACCCCCAGCAGCTGGACGGACCCCGGCGTGGCCAGTGACCACAGCTTAGCCGTGCGGTCTTGCGAGCCGGACGCCATCAGCTTGTCGTTGGGCGAAACGGCCACGCTGTTGACATCCTGGAAACAAAAGGTTATTTAGGATCGGagctttgaccttttttttctactcattGCTGAAGGCATTTAACGTAAGTAAGGGAAATCTAAAGGAGGCGGAATTATGTATTTGGCTGTTATTTATGTTTGAAGAAGGTagaaggtcacagaggtcaccATTATGATGATGTTTTTGGATAAAGCGAAAAACGGAAAAATGAGATTATTATCAAATATTCTGGATGTTTGTAATATGAAATGGAAGAAGGGATCAAATTTGGGGTAATGAGTTCACAGGTCAGAAATATTTGTGtgcaagatacatttttaacaaaagaaagtCATTATAATGAAATTGGCAGCATATGTTGATGAAAGAGGTGATTACATTTTGGGGTGATCAGGTCAAAAGGAATTTTGCAATAAGGCAACGTTTAATTTATTCTTTCAATTAATTACACCTTTGTCAGCTTTGGAATGTGCATGTTCCAATGGAGTAATTTTCAATTAGTCATCACTTAAGTAATACAACAACATTCTTTTTGAGTGGGTGGCATTTGATGACAATTGCCAATCGAATAGGCACATTTAGGTGCAGCAAAAATAGTCTTGATATAAAACATCATATTTGGAATAGTGAAATAATTGATTTTCCACTTATGTATGATTCATCAGCATATTTGATACTAGCTATCTTTTGTTCAGTTTAGAATGAatcaatcacatttttaaaaaatcatgttaACAGCCACAGATGGCAAAAGATTctgaaattgattggacgtgtCGCTGTCGACTAGCGTGGAGCATGATCCTACCTTATCGTGAGCATTCTCTGTTGCACGTGGGACCAGCTGATGCAAGTCTGCGCCTGCGTCAGATAAGTCTGCAGGGAGATCCCACACCTTCAGAGTACAGTCCTGACTACCggacaccaggaaggctgctctCAACCTGCACATACACAAAATAGGGTCAAATCCCTgatttttaaacacacacaaaaaagtcctTTTATAATAGGCCTTCGATCAGTGTCCTAGCAGTCGTCCCCCAATCCAGAGGTTGTACGTTTGATTCCTCattgtttttattgcattttagtTTCATTCATGAAGAACAAACTCAGCACAAATACAATCGGATTGAGTTTTAATGTGGTTTTCAAAATAACTGAGAAAATCTATTTATCGAAATTCAGAAT
Coding sequences within it:
- the LOC144208303 gene encoding uncharacterized protein LOC144208303, producing the protein MSQRYPISIRLTGVMDKDKKKMYITSVLWSDEEEILIYRTVEDFKKMHKLLKKAFPGSKKSDRMVPKFKVTKTAKAGQKNGSTKSLNYLQPLQNYCNQLLSCDPQVNQSVHLIQFLHPRNEELQPEYSMNSIIITPPESQAHKEQTFSQGGNVTQPFATETYRCVAPYETKDTKNKPFKVALDEKVDVLIKDKAGWWLVENEDKCLAWFPAPYLERTDDEPEEDNIDGLPERGLFYTVIKSYKSTKDDEITVSIGVAVEVLQKSENGWWLIRHKGKAGYIPSMYLKPPSQSRMVGGQIGRSSPTLLKPSNLAAQSQLMSRSQENLQSPNSPRATSPNLLQPQSKQLSKSTEILTPPATTRPPVPKLAVTLPPKARPVPPPKRSPSPNARQFSMPDERQAPPSNERRASPPYTKPYSLPNAQQPPPANAMYVPTPIIMVDSETDIDLPLSLIGESEDEFTSDSEFSSDEFSSSSPSTTLSMSTDDYRLHRSRSPEPPPKNTLYPQNGRMMPAISDPNLFQSVSAPRAGMNLSMSTDDYRRPPKSRTPPPPARKTLSPESATAGRMAPSISESNLFQRVSTPYAGTNLSMSTDDYRQPPKSRTPPPPSRNTLSPESATGPRMAPSVSDSNIFKAVSAPRVPPRPLTKEILTRCTTITRKNANRSPSPTPTPIQSR
- the tbl3 gene encoding transducin beta-like protein 3 → METMNFHFKTNYAVSSNIEPFYKGGKVQISKDEKYIFCSCASRVNILEISTGKIVHSIEHDDQEDITSFALSRDDEMLVTASRTLILKQWDWKLPQCIRSWKAIHMVPVASMTFDSTSTLLATGGCDGTVKLWDVIQQYCTHNLKGSPGVVHLVEFHPDISRLQLFTSSMDCGIRLWDLRTSRMLCVLKSHYSAVTSLSFTPDGDTMISSGRDKICTVWDLKNNTAKRTVPVFESVEGVLILPATLDLSQIEVKNQDLHFITAGSKGLLRVWEASTSRCVYCQPLPSTLSSPSEGADKDDDETRSLTYLLNMPTSARLATVTAEHNIVLYQLPALSTQQQFVGYNDEVLDVKFLGKDDSHIVVATNSCQLKVFELLTNSCQILYGHSDTILSLDVFKKGFVFASCAKDRSLRVWQMDAISGNVRCVAVGVSHANAVGSIAFSRLRAAFLVSGSQDCTLKVWDLPADLSDAGADLHQLVPRATENAHDKDVNSVAVSPNDKLMASGSQDRTAKLWSLATPGSVQLLGVFRGHRRGIWSLCFSPIDQVLATSSADGTIKLWSLKGFTCLKTFEGHDASVLKVMFASRGTQLVSGASDGLIKLWTIKTNECVKTLDGHQDKIWGLHGNKKDDKMVTGSVDSKIIIWTDVTEVEQAEEQAKQEDQIIKQQELSNLLHEKKYLKALGLAISLDQPHTVLSVIKAIREEKESSEVLEKTVLKLRADQKEALLRYCGVWNTNARNCMEAQVVLRVLLTHLPPEELLEYQGARSVVEGLIPYTERHMQRIGRLLQASMFLNYMWQKMRVAGELTSIDQDEEMDTTPLGPEPLFMIDTVGCKASQNDSDGDEDEDENLPPNCPHEDSDDEEVSATKKAHTNDNSHAESRESSDEEDVDEEERDHITVKPVNHLSTTSFSQASIITS